Proteins from a genomic interval of Panthera uncia isolate 11264 chromosome C1 unlocalized genomic scaffold, Puncia_PCG_1.0 HiC_scaffold_4, whole genome shotgun sequence:
- the DYNLT4 gene encoding dynein light chain Tctex-type 4: MAGRSVPPGRQEEDTTKDPGLKLSPVRPPGHLPSIEEARLASLGPASRRGSVLGPASSFSRRNSLAGPGVGPGGRRPSLGPVPLLGSRISFSGLPLAPVRQVAPSYRTEPAPGERWEASRLQCALEAALAARLHNACYSGMEAGPLAQELCELVRVRLREISPPRYKLVCSVVLGPRAGQGVHVVSRALWDTECDGLASAAFTNASLFAVAVVHGLYYE, translated from the coding sequence ATGGCTGGCAGGTCTGTGCCCCCAGGACGCCAGGAGGAGGATACTACCAAAGACCCCGGGCTGAAACTATCACCGGTGAGGCCTCCAGGCCACCTGCCCAGTATTGAAGAGGCCCGACTAGCAAGTCTGGGCCCAGCCTCCCGCcgtggctctgtgctgggcccagCCTCGTCCTTCTCACGCCGCAACTCGCTGGCCGGACCAGGCGTGGGTCCTGGGGGTCGGCGACCATCTCTGGGCCCAGTTCCTCTTTTGGGCTCAAGGATTAGCTTCTCTGGGTTGCCCCTAGCACCTGTGCGTCAGGTGGCACCCTCCTACCGCACAGAGCCAGCGCCAGGGGAGCGCTGGGAAGCCTCGCGCTTACAGTGCGCCCTGGAGGCAGCGCTGGCGGCGAGGCTGCACAACGCGTGCTACTCGGGGATGGAGGCTGGGCCTCTGGCTCAGGAGCTGTGCGAGTTGGTACGCGTGCGCCTGCGTGAGATCAGTCCCCCGCGCTACAAGCTAGTGTGCAGCGTGGTGCTGGGGCCGCGCGCCGGCCAGGGCGTGCACGTGGTCAGCCGCGCGCTCTGGGACACCGAATGCGATGGTCTGGCCTCCGCCGCCTTCACCAACGCCTCGCTCTTCGCCGTGGCCGTGGTCCATGGGCTCTACTACGAGTGA